The Poriferisphaera corsica DNA segment TATCATGTGAGTTGAGAAGTTGCCAGAGGCCTGAGTAGAAATAGCGTTGCTCGCTGGCGAGTTGAAATGGGTGCAAGCGAGTCGATGAGGAGGGGATTGAATCGGTGCTGTTGTATTTAACGATGTATACGGCGAAGGCAATGATCGCGAGGGATAAAATATATTTGAGCTTTGCGGTCGTGATGGGTTTGTCGCCGATGAAAAGTATGAGAATGAAGGGTATTGCGAAGACGAGGGTAGCGAGATTGATTGCCTTGATCGATGCGGCAGCGGTGGAATGATATTTTGGCAGATAAGGTGAAGCGATTATATTTGTCAGATACGCATCGTCTTTCATTTCGCCGGGCTGGAAAGTGCGGCTTAGCTTGGTGAGCATAACAAGCGGCTTGGCGCGGTCTTCGGCGATGACATAAAAAGTGTGATCATCCTCGGAAGATCGCGTTTGAGCCAGAACTTGTTTGATCGTATCGATGTAAGGCGGATAAAAAAGTTGGATTTCTGATTCGGTTGTATGTGAGTCATGAAAGTAGCCATAATTTTCAAACGGCTCAAAATTAATGGCGGCGGCGCGTTGAGGCTGAAAGCCATCGGCGGACATTTTTTGGTGAGCGAAGATATAAAGGTCGATGGCACAAGCTTCATTTTCGACGGCGGTGAGTGCGAGGGGGTAAACGGGAGTTGCGGTTTTGAAGGTAAAATTGAGCGGTGTGGGTGAAAAAGCGAATTGGTTTTTATATTGAGGTTTGAGTGTGATGCATGCAAAGTTCCAGTTTTGACTGACATATTTTTCGATGACGGGCTGAGCTTCGGAAGGTATGCGGTAGTTGTTATCGTTTAGATAGTCGATAAGGGCGGCAGAGGTTTGGGAGGTGATTGTGGTGATGTTGTATGGGCCGACGGATTGACGTGAAGTGATGTCGATATTGGGGGGTATGACGGAAAGAGAACGGCGAGCAGCACCTAATGCGGGCAAAAATATGGTGATCAACACAAACACGCAAACGCAAACGAAAAGCGCGTTCCAGAACACCACTTTTCGAGCGGCGGCTTTTGAATCATGCTGACGCTTGAGGGCTTGATATCGGTAGATACCGATGATGTAGAATAGTGTTAGAAATGCGATGCCGATGTAATAATGCGTGATTTCTGATTCAGAGATGACGTATGGTCTTGTTTTAATTTGCAGTGATTCAAAAAAGTTGGGGTCGGCTACGGTGATGGTCGGTGTGGCGGGAAGGGGAACAACCCATGTGAATTCAGCGGGGATATCTTGAGGTTGTTTTTCGGTGATGAAATGCGTCTGGATGATGAGGGATTGAGTTTGGGTTTGATCGTTGTAGATGATGATGGCTTGCTGCTCGGGGACGGGGAGTTTCGCGAAATTGGGGCGTGCGAAAATTTTGCCATCTGCATGAACAACCTGCGGTGATAGGCAAAGTGAAATCAAAACGAGAATCATGAATGTGATTAGGTGACGCATTGCACTGCTCCGGAAAAGTGGTTGGCGATGCGTTCATGATATGCTATACGCAATGTACTACAAAGTCATATTAATTCTAATCTTCCAGTGCGAATAGATCTGCGGGGTTTTGTGACGTGCTGATCCGAAGGCCAAGATGCTGTGCCGCGGCTGTGGTAAGTTGGCGGCCTTTGCGTGTGCGAGCAAGGAAACCGATTTGCAAAAGGTACGGCTCAACAACTTCCTCAAGTGTACCAGCGTCTTCGCCAAGTGTTGCGGCGATCGCCTCGAGTCCGACAGGACCGCCGTCATAAACATCGGCGATAACCTGCATATATTTACGGTCGAGATCGTCAATACCAAGGCTATCAATACCCTCAAGGCTAAGCGCCGCATCGACAACAGCCGGGGTGAGTTCGCCACCAGCTTTAACCTGTGTAAAGTCACGAACACGCCGAAGTAAGCGATTTGCAATACGAGGTGTACCTCGTGAACGAGAGGCAATCGCGCATAATGCGTTCAGAATATCAGATGAAAGGTTAGAAGTATCGCCAATAGATTCTAAGTCACTATTAGACGGTATAAGATTCATGAGGCGAGCCGAGCGCGTGAGGATGGCAAGAAGGTCAGACTCAGAATAGAACTCAAGATTATGCGTGATACCAAAGCGAGAACGCATGGGGCCCGAGATCATACCAGCTCGAGTGGTTGCACCGATGAGCGTAAAAGGTTTGATGGGCAAAGTTATGGTTTTAGCGTGCATCCCCTGATCGATCTGAACATCGATTTTGAAATCTTCCATCGCTGAATAGAGGTATTCTTCCAATGAAATCTGGAGGCGATGAATTTCGTCAACAAAGAGAACATCGTGTGGTTGAAGTTTGGTGAGGATGCCGACAAGATCACCGGGCTTGGTAAGAGCGGGGCCTGCGGTGACGGTGACGTGGGTGTCCATTTCGTTGGCAATGATATGAGCCAGAGTGGTCTTTCCGAGCCCGGGAGGGCCATGAAGCAGAACATGCTCCATTGGCTCTTTGCGCTGCTTGACGGCAGCGAGTGTAATTGAAAGTTTTTCGACAAGCTTGGGTTGGCCGACATAATCATGGAGCGATTCCGGCCGCAGTGAGAGGTTAAAGGTTTCCTCTTGTTGCGTGGTGGTCGCGGCGGAGATGATACGTTCTTTGGCCATGCGTACTCGCGGGTAAAATGATCGTTGGTGTTAATGAACAAAGACTATTTTAGCAAAAAGTTAGGGTTGCTGCCCCTCGAAAAAGCCGCAAATTGCTGATGTAAATCACGTAACAAGGAAACTGAACTGATTAGTTCGCAACTGCAATCAATGTGCAAAGTTCGACGAGAACAAGAGGATTATCCGATGAGGTTTTTGCCTTTGTCCTCATCATCTTCAGACACTTGGTTGCCGTGGACGATGATTGGGTCGATTTCGCCTTCGATATTAACGTTACCGTTGGGATCGATAACACAAACTGGAATCTTATTCGCTTTCCAGTCTGCAAGCGGAAGGAGGGGCCAACGCTGGGGCGTGCTGCGGTTCGGCTCAACAGTAATATAAGCACCACCAGGAGCAAGGCGGTCAATAATTAAACGTGGGCCTGATAACAGATAGCCCATTGCTACCGCACCGCGCGGGTAGAAAGCAAGCTGATTATTGACGTAAGTGTCAATGTAGCCGAACGATTGGTATCGCGTATTGGACATGATCTGCATGTCCCAATAGCACTGGGCATGACCGGCTGGAATCCGCAGATAAACAGCAAGATGATCACGCCACATATTTTGCGAAACCCAAACATTATCAGGTTCAGCAGAAGTGTGTCCATTACCGTACTGAGAGTTATTCTCTCGGATCGCAGCAACGATGTCGGTTTTAACACGCTTGAGATCGAGAATATCAGGCTGCCCAATGATGTGCGGAAGGAAAGTACCGTTCGCAGAATAGATGGAATAGGCATCCCAGCCAGAATCTTGATTAAAGGTTACCATCTCGCCGGTTGCATCATCGATCATACCGAATGAATTTTTTTCAAGGCAGACCGCATAATGATCAACCAGCCAAGCAGAGCGTTCAATTTTCGTAATCGCATCTTCCGCGATTTCTTCACACTCTTTGGCTAACTCCTTGTTAGGCGTTTGCTGAAGAATCGTTGAGACCGCACGAAGTGCAGCAACGCGCTTGACTGCAAGATAAGTCTGCTTTTTCGCGAACTGAGTTGCGTGATTCGCATCATCAATCGTGTTCGCATTGCCTTCAGAAGTGAATCCAGATCC contains these protein-coding regions:
- a CDS encoding DUF2330 domain-containing protein, with the protein product MRHLITFMILVLISLCLSPQVVHADGKIFARPNFAKLPVPEQQAIIIYNDQTQTQSLIIQTHFITEKQPQDIPAEFTWVVPLPATPTITVADPNFFESLQIKTRPYVISESEITHYYIGIAFLTLFYIIGIYRYQALKRQHDSKAAARKVVFWNALFVCVCVFVLITIFLPALGAARRSLSVIPPNIDITSRQSVGPYNITTITSQTSAALIDYLNDNNYRIPSEAQPVIEKYVSQNWNFACITLKPQYKNQFAFSPTPLNFTFKTATPVYPLALTAVENEACAIDLYIFAHQKMSADGFQPQRAAAINFEPFENYGYFHDSHTTESEIQLFYPPYIDTIKQVLAQTRSSEDDHTFYVIAEDRAKPLVMLTKLSRTFQPGEMKDDAYLTNIIASPYLPKYHSTAAASIKAINLATLVFAIPFILILFIGDKPITTAKLKYILSLAIIAFAVYIVKYNSTDSIPSSSTRLHPFQLASEQRYFYSGLWQLLNSHDNEPQHLNHQLLQHVASQFQKSNVKTSIKPDTPPTLESVKQCVEEIIAHPIAHLVDYHQDLHADLDMLQLINPHHDPNSSSLPYRYGAVPAGYIINTDKDGHFQIVFFNQFAAPSQAYPLFESQKTP
- the ruvB gene encoding Holliday junction branch migration DNA helicase RuvB, with amino-acid sequence MAKERIISAATTTQQEETFNLSLRPESLHDYVGQPKLVEKLSITLAAVKQRKEPMEHVLLHGPPGLGKTTLAHIIANEMDTHVTVTAGPALTKPGDLVGILTKLQPHDVLFVDEIHRLQISLEEYLYSAMEDFKIDVQIDQGMHAKTITLPIKPFTLIGATTRAGMISGPMRSRFGITHNLEFYSESDLLAILTRSARLMNLIPSNSDLESIGDTSNLSSDILNALCAIASRSRGTPRIANRLLRRVRDFTQVKAGGELTPAVVDAALSLEGIDSLGIDDLDRKYMQVIADVYDGGPVGLEAIAATLGEDAGTLEEVVEPYLLQIGFLARTRKGRQLTTAAAQHLGLRISTSQNPADLFALED